In Anopheles arabiensis isolate DONGOLA chromosome 2, AaraD3, whole genome shotgun sequence, the genomic window gaaaaggaataaaaatccACACCCAACTGTGTGCGCATTCGCCCCGGCCGCCCCGCGGCTCCTTGGGGTGGTGTTTTCTAACATGTTTTTATCTATCAATTCGACACTCCCAGAAGGTGCGTTAAGTCGGCTGACGGTTCCCTTACCGCGCAAACAACGCACCGACACCGACTGGCTGTAAGGTTTCCGTTTTCTTCCTCTCCCTCTTCACCAGGCCCTTTTGTGTCTTGTGTTCCTCCTCTTGTGTCAAAAGCCTCACACATAATCATAACCATAACACGGATGATGCTGGCAACATCTCTCGCCACACTCGGTGCGGGCTCACCTTTCTCGCCGGGCCCGCGAAAGAAAGCCCTCCGGTAGGGATGGCTGATGCGACCTCGCGCGCCCAGCGCGTGTTGTTGCGCTAATTTTTGCTCTTTGATGCgccatcggtggtggtggggtggatgctggtgctggtcgCTGTTTGCTTTTCCCTTTCTTCTTGCTTGTTTTCTACGTCGCCGCTGTGTTGCCGCCAGTCGGTGTCGTTCTATCACAAAACACTTACCGCACCGCTGGATCTTTCCATTGAGGTGCCCGTGGACACATCTAAATTACATCAAGCCGCAGCGGGGGAGCAGGTGGGGGAGAGGGGATGGGATTGGTTTTTGATGATGGATATAAAAAGTGACTTTACCGGTCGACATCGACACTTTTTGTGTGGCGGTGGGTAGGGCCAGGGAGCTAAAATGGGAAAACCTTGGCCACAACAACATCGTCATTTCGCAAATAACATCCACTCAgttgacatacacacacagccagacaCACGACACGGTTGCCTCGGTTCAGATTTGCTCCGGTCAGCAGATGCTCTGATGATCTTCTGCTCACACGCCTTGCCTGGCCTTTCCTCCCACACTGTGTCTGGTGGCCGAGAGCACACACTAATGATGTGTCCCGTGTTCCGGTCGTACACGGCAATGCAGCTAAATCCCGCGCCACCCTGCTCGAAACCGCCTAACCACAGACAccggtgcgcgcgcgctcgcgctaCCCGACGGGACATGCGAAAAACATGGACACAGTGGCCAACCTCTCCCCGTACACAGGCGCACGCGACGTTCGATGCTTGCACGAGGGGTATTATCATAATGGTAATAAccgtataaaaataattatttgccACCCAAGAGCTTTAGCTGCGGCCTACGCTGATCTAAAACCACTCTGCTGGAATGGTCATTGCGGTCAAACGTCAAACCGaccgaaaaacaacacattggggacgcatacacacacacacgctggagTGTTTTTTCGTTAGTGACGGGTCTAGGATGATTAGTGGCTATTTATTTTGCttggtttgctttattttatttttatattcaaatAAACACAGCTCATTCAGCTAATTTTTCAATcgaattgaaaatgtttttatgatttaaaaaaacctaCATGCAGTGGCTAAATGCATTGATGGTTTTTGTAGCATTAAAGCTTTGCCTAGTCTTTATTGAGAACGGTATATTCGAGCCGCTATTGtcgttaattattttatttatttatttatttacttatttatttatttattaatttatttacttatttatttttagttatttACGTAAACATAAACTAGGCCTGAATATAATATCATagatattaatattttaacatatGAATGTTGTCATATTCCTAACCTAAATTTATAATTAGTGACCGATTAATTAAaaagacaaataaaaaaaatttatcGGAACAATAAAGGAGAggaagaagataaaaaatagataaaagatATAATCATTTACAATAAGGGAATCAAAACGCAAACTAGAGAAATTTGTAGTAATTTCTAAGGTTTAGGGTCTCATTAAAAAGTCATATTTAGGTCAATTCATTTGCTTAAATCGCTTTAAAGAGAGGTCATTTGTATAATCATAAGATCATAAGTACAAAATGTTACACTTTTAAATTATGATCCCAAAAATGTCATAGTCTAAGTATCTTAGCGGatgttataatttataatataCGATTTTGtaaattgaaatataaaaagaGTACAAATAACCTTCATTTATTAAGTAATTATACAgtacaaattaatttaaaaaaatgttttgtccTTCATCGTTTGCTTGTCCAAAAGAAGCTCAAGTGCACGGGTTTATAGAATTTACCTCCAACTCTGTTTGATTCTTATTCGATTGAATTTCATGGAACTTTAAACGtccaaaacatgtttttttattacttactTGCAATTTGTCATGTTCAATGGTGCTCGTAGCTTTTAAGTGATATGAAAGTTTTTAAGTAATATGTAAGTATGGTACATTTAtcttaataaataaaaaaaaaaacattttaggATGCCTCAAAATTTGCCGttcaaaaatacatcaaatgaCTGCAAAGCATAACAAATCGTGTACATATTGAACGAGCACATCCCATGCAAAGTCATCCAATGCAGCTGTACCATCAATTCCGTGCGTCACTGTGTCTGTTATGCATTTTGCTTAAATTAATACCGGCATAACATATACATACGGTGGAGCAAAAAACATCCCCCATCAACCGTCCTGCATAGCTTTGGTAATATCCTTGGTGGAGaagcattcttttttttttgctttattttacactCCAGCCCTCCTCCTTCGCGCTAAAGCCAAAAAACCATAAAGCCAGTGACAAAGCTTCATAAACCTCCATAACACTCCATCAATTTGACTGCAGTTGTATCCGCAAACCAGCAACAACCAGCATCAGCATGATGCAGCAGATGGTTGATTGCTTGACAATGCTTGACGCGCGCTCATTCTGCTGTGCGTAAAAATATTCGTTTCATAATCACACCCGGTAACGTTGTCATTGTTGCCAGACATCGTACACAAATCAATCTGACCGAGCatcggtttggtttttgtgtgtgtgtcagtgtggaAGTTTGTGCGAGGGCAATGTTGCAACAATCGCACAATCgccaaaaatgaaattaaaaaatacatacaatTCTCGTTGCTATGGTTGCTTTCATCTCGCGCTCGTGCGCTTGATAGTGcgcagcaaaataaaaacgcatTGAAATGTATGTCAATTGAAATTCCATTCATTTGTGCTCTGCTTTGGAACTATCCACTTCACTACTGTCCGAAACTGTCacactgagagagagagagagcgatatgATATCTTAGTTGATTGAAAAGGGGTAGAGGatgcaccaaaaaataaaacgaacttGCCAAACCAAATTACTCACCATTATGTCGGCGCTAATAATACGCGAACCACCGCGTGATGCAAGCGATGCAAGAAGGATGGGAAGAAACGGTGGGAAAACCGATCTGCGACATGCTGGGGCTGTATTGATTTGTTTCTATGCAAAACGACCAAGTTGCATTTATTTGTATTGCTTCTCTTTAGTTCATCTGCCAATTATCCGACATGGTCGCTAGTTGGCAAGTGTgatgaaacataaatttaatagGTACCAGTGGTAATATTTGTGTTCCCTGTATTGCAGATCGATATTTTGCTATTTTCTCACTTAGCTGCCAAACTCATTCATGGTaggataattaaattaaaaatacttCAATTATGTTGTACCGATTGATATCAACACAAAGCATCTCACGTTCACATTAGCGATTGCACTATTGAATCGATGTTTATCGTGCTACGTTAATGCAAAGCGAAAACATCAAAGAACAATTAATTTATGATACATtgggaaaaaaaggatttatcTTTCCCTGAAATAACAGTGGTTTTATGAATAGAAATTAAGTTCCATCAGCAATACATGAAAGGGTTCTGTTGATTGCATCATATTAAATTTCGCAGAATCACGGCATAAGTATGTTAATGTGATTTATCTATTTGAAGCGTACATGCACGCTATCAGTATTGAATCtgaagctttttttctattattttattgtacgGTTTTTACAGGTTTTTACCTGTTTGGAACTCGAGAGGAAAATATTGATACACATTGTCAAAGATGTGTTAGAGGTAACGACTGTATTAAACTCAAACTACGTCCACTGTTTCATTTGTatgattatttaatttgttttattttcttttccatcccACAAACTGTATCTGGTACCTTTAAAATTTGCACTCAGTTTAGTTTGCATCTCCATTTTCACTTTATATCCATTTGTTCCTTTGCCCTTCTTCTATTgccattcaaatgaaaatcaaaTACATTTGCTTCATTGCCCTAATCACATCATTAAAGACGCTCTTTACTGCTCTCGCTCATACTAAAACCCTATAAACTGTTTACGACATACTTACTTTCACCAAAAAACACCCTTCAAACACCACAACGTGGTCATCATAGAGATTATAATGTTATCAACCCAAAATCGATTCCCAATTTTCACCACCAACTTCACACAATAGCCCCGTGTCGTTCGCCAGCGCAGGAAAACactggtggtagtagtagttttTAATGTCCCACTTCATCCCTACCCTTCCAAAAAACAGACAATCCTCTTGACTGCACCACCGCAAAGCCTCCGATAATGCTACTCGTCTGCGGTTCGACAGTTTTTCCCAGACCACACATCCCCATTGTGACAGCTCcgaaaaaaacattcccattCTCGTTACGAACTCGTTcgaaaacaaatttcaaaccaaTCAAAACTACTATTTCGGGGGTTTTCGTTTTGGGGTTCGAATGGGATTTCAGTATATGTATACATGCGGTGCCGGTGATAACCGGGAGCATCTCGAACGACCATTCATTCCCCGAAGGGTATTTCGATTATAATGgacctcaaaaaaaaaaaacgggcaaaAGCTTTGAGGGAGAGGCTAAATAGAGTAAAGGAAACTTCCGTCAGAGTGGCGAACAACGTCTTGCTTGTTTCAAATCACCATCCAAATATCCATCCGTACCGTCGAGTCTGAACCGCTTTCAACTTCTTTCTTTCACGatttctcttttttgcagATTTAGTCCAACGCGTACGCCGTCGCCCTGGGACGGCATACGGATAGCGGATAAGTTTAGTCCGGTCTGTCCCCAGCGACTGCCGAATGTAAATAACGAAACAGCAGCTTTAGATAAGATGCCAAAAGGACGACTGGAGTACTTGAAACGTTTGCTACCTTTTTTACAGAACCAATCGGAGGACTGTTTGTATTTGAATGTATTCGCTCCAGTTCATGGTGAGTAACGGATGCAAGGCTCAGCATCCTACCACCCATTTGTCCTTTCAAATATCAACCCAAATGACACGGTTGTTCGtcttcattctctctctctctctctctctctctctctctgtctttctctccAATGCAGCCACTCAAAGTGACAAGAAACTGCCTGTTATAGTATTTTTACACGGAGAATCGTTCGAGTGGAACAGCGGCAACCCGTACGATGGCACCGTGCTAGCCAGTTACAGTGATTTAGTCGTAGTTACGTTAAACTATCGGTTAGGTATATTGGGTAAGTTCTCTCCCACCCCCTCTGTTTTCCAGGTATTTAAAAATAGCCACAAGGCTGTAGGCTTTCTTAAGGCTGGAGCGAAGCAAACTCGAACCACTAATATTTGCCCCTGCAAACCTTAAAAGCCCGACCATCCCGACAAAGAAGCAATGTTGCCGCCATTCGTTCATCAATCATGCATAGGATGATGAATATCCCTGGGCAAAGTTTTGTGCCTCTCAGCCACTCAGGCTAAAAGATTTATTCTCCCCGAaaccttctcccccccccctcggtGATCCACCGGATgctaaagaagaagatgatgatgatgatgacgatgcgtTCGCAGTGGAAAGGCAGTCTACATTAAATGATACACTACAATCCATTTTTCGATCATCAGAATGACGTTACGAGCATCCTTCTATTGATAGACATCAAACGGAATAGATGCGGCAGTGCCCTTCGGCCATTCGGGTGTATGCACAGTGTGTTGAAAACCATCGCCGGTCGAAGCTTTCATTAGGTTAATCgattattcatttattattcatcTCGACTTTGGCTTCGATTTCGAGGGTTGACTTTCGGCGCccgatttttttcctccctatTCCGATCCTTATCAGCGATTTAGCCGCTGGCATGAATTTATTAGTGGGTTGCTTTGGCACATCCGCCCGCCCAGTGCAAAGTGCTGAAAACCCGATGAAATGGCCCGAAGATTTTGGGTGGTTCAAAGTTGTGACCACTTTCGCTGCCCGCAGAAGACTAACCCCCGTCACTAACGCGCTCTGCTTTCCATTCGTCCACCCCTCTTTGCGGCAGGTTTTCTAAATGCCAATCCCAGCCCACAGCTGCGGGCCCGCGTCGCCAACTACGGCCTGATGGACCAGATGGCCGCCCTGCACTGGGTGCAGCAGAACATCGCCAAGTTCGGGGGCGACCCGGCCACGGTGACGCTGGCCGGGCACGGGAGCGGTGCCGCCTGCATCAACTTCCTGATGACGTCGCCCACCATGGTGCCGGGGCTGTTCCATCGGGCGATCCTGCTGTCCGGGTCGGCCTACTCGTCCTGGGCACTGGTCGAGGATCCGGTCGTGTACGCGCTCAAGCTCGCGAAGGAGGTGAACTGCTCCATCCCGGAGGATCTGATCAAAAACCACGAGCAGATCGTCGACTGTCTGCGGGACGTGCCGCTGGAGGAGCTGTTCGGGGCCGACATTCAGCCGCCCAGCTTTCTGAGCGCGTTCGGCCCGTCGGTGGACGGGGTCGTGATACGGCCGGGCCGCTCCAACCAGGACATTGACGAGCTGCCGGTGCGCGGCACGTCCAAACGGTCGCAGGGTGCGGCCGGCCGGTACGATCTGCTGTTCGGCGTGGTGACGGGCGAGGCGCTGTGGCGCTTCAGTGCGGCCGACATCCAGAGCGGGTTCGAGGGCGAACGGCGCGACAAGATCCTGCGCACGTACGTGCGGAACGCGTACACGTACCATCTGAGCGAGATCTTCTACACGGTGGTGAACGAGTACACGGACTGGGAGCGGACGGTGCAGCATCCGATCAATATGCGCGACGCCGCGGTTTCCGCCCTGTCCGACGCCCAGTTCGTGGCACCGCTCGTGCACACCGGGGATATGTTggcgccgccaccgccactgccCGGACAGGAACCGTCCGGGCCGAAGTGTTTCTTCTACGTGTTCGACTACCAGACGAAGGACGGGGACTACCCGCAGCGCATGGGGACGGTGCACGGCGAGGACCTGCCGTACGTGTTCGGGGCGCCGCTGGTCGACGGGTTTAACCACTTCCCGCGCAACTACACCAAGTCGGAGGTGGCCCTGTCCGAGGCGCTCATGGTGTACTGGGCTAACTTTGCTCGAACTGGGTAAGTACGGGGGTGAATTAAGTCTCCAGGGATGTCTGAAAAACTCGAAGTCTTCTTTTTTGCCTAATTCTATGACTGACCTGAAAAGCCTACTATCATGTTTATTTACCATAACTCataacagggttttccaggggttctcattgttgtgggacacttccttgactctttacTATTGGAAATGAACTTCATATATTGAAATTTATACTACGataccctttttggacaggctcctttAAATTCTTGTTGGATGCGTCAAACAAGAATTAGAgtggtgctatagagtccaattcccattacattaaattcatttctCGTAAGGAATAGTCAATAAAATGTCCCATAGCTATgggaactcctggaaaaccctgtaacatgAACCATAAAATGAGCCATGAAATGAATTATGAGCAGCTGAAAATTTACTCAAAAATGATTAGTTTATATTTTCGATTGGTTTTGATTTGACAGTTATACCAAGTGTAACGATTATGTGCAGTGTGTATCGTAGCTATCAAATGTTCTTCAATGAATGTTTTACGGAGAATGTAAACGAGCAACAAAGTCATTAGTGTAATCTATTTCAACGACCTGAAGATTTGcaacgaaaatttaattttctcaaTTTCATTTCACCAATTAAAATCCCACCTTGGCAGAGCGTATAGTGGGAAGCATTGATATCCTAGCAACTTGATCTACGTATTTGTTCACCACTTCTTAGTTTCGTCTAAAAGAACGAGCGAGTTGATAGAAATTATGCAAACACTCCAATGCAAACGTTTCTTGCACCCAGCTCTTCCATCTTCCACACACGTCCACCGTTTATTACATTCTGCACAAGCAGATCCACGGTTTTATTTCAACCCGAAAGCTCCTCCCCCATTCACTTCCGGCAGAAATTAGCTCAATTAACATGATTAAATCTATTTTTCCACTCCATTTTCAAACCAAAACCTCACCCAGCAACCCGAACGAGCATCACCGGCAGGACTCAATTCTGGCCGCATCCCGCGAACGGAATCGCTTCCGCAGCATCAACTGGGAGGAGTACGATCCGGTGCATCAGAAATATCTGGAAATTGGTAATGCGCACCGAACCTATTTCTATTCGCATTCCCTTTATCTACCGAcctgcgtctgtgtgtgtgtgtatatgttttAATCTTCAACCATAATCTCTGTTGCCGATCCTGGCACCGCTTGCAGGTATGAAACCGCGGATGAAGAACCACTTCCGAGCGCATCAGCTCTCGATCTGGCTGCGGCTAATACCGGAGCTACACAAAGCCGGCATGGAGGACGTGATAGCGAGGCACAATCTCTTCAAAAACCACGACGACATGGACCTGTACGAGGGGCTCGTCAAGCCGGACTCGTTCGCCGGCCGGCTCAACTACCTGGAGGACAATCTCAAGCGGCGAGGTATGCTGACGGGCGGCGAGCTGGGCCACGCACTGCACGCCAACGGTAGGTGTTTTAGCACGAGCTTTCGCACGCTTTCGACTGTTACCGCATTGTTGCTGGGAAGCTCAGAAACTGGCCCCGGTAACCACATTCCGGTGGCTGGTGCAATGAAATTGTGCATGAGCCATAAGCCAGTACAGCACGGCACAGTACGCCGAACGCAATTAATTCGACCCACTAGTAGAGTGCTCAACAATGTTTAGTGTTATTTCTAGGTACAGATTTGCTGGTGCCATGGAGAAGTTTAGCTTTGTTACAGTAGCATTCGTACTAACAAAGGAAATAGAAACTAACCAATGGGAGAGCAATTAAGCATTGTACATTGCACCGCTAGCTATTGGAAAtagtttttggttgtttgagTGTAACATGTTGAATGTTATTTCATCCGAGTTTTACAAGCGGCTTatgttattacattttttattgtttttttctgccacTGTTTAACGAAAATCATGCCCTACCATACAGCATTTTATACTGAAGCTGTAGTCAGCAGAGTCTGTGGCGGTTCTTTAgtcgtttgaaatattttgagcAGTGACAGTGTTGTGGCGATAAGGAAAATGTAGTTGCATGcgtttaaaaacatttaaaatcccTTTAAAAGTatgttgaaatattttgagctacatattatattattatatacAAATATTAATACGAAAAGCTATTTGTGTGTTCCAAATTGGATTATTATAATTTCCCATCAAATAAATCTCTCTCAgtcttttttattgctcagCAGTTTCACGCAAAAGATTGTTGTAACAATGCGAAATAGTAATAATTCATattacaggattttccaggGGTATTTTCTGATAGTTGTGAGACACTTCCTTAACTCTTTCTTATCGGAATTGGACTTGATAtggtggaaattggactctacagTACCCTGTTTGGACAGCTCCTATTGGAAATTCTAGttagatttgtccaacaagggtgctatagagttcaattcccattacattaagttcatttcacgtaaggagtcaataaaatgtcccacagctatgagaactcctgaaaAACCCTGTTTAAGAGATACATTTGATTGACAATCATGTGTATCGTTCAAAGGTTTATGTAGCTGGGAATCAACCAAAAACCTTGAGAAACTCTataattcatatttttatttttaaaaacccaTTTTATAGCCTAAGTATAAGCTTGGGATTTGtttgacaaaatttgacaacCACTGTCCGATTGTTGGGTCGcacaatttgcatacatttgggcTGATTTGCTCGAGAACTTGAACTATCGAATGAACACTTGACATAATTCAATGTGTTTGGTATATTAGTATACTAAACAAATCAGTCTACAGGTTCGCATAAAGATTGTACATTTAAACAgagtaaaattttaaataaaaataaatgtattatGATTCAATGCTTTAAAATACTATCTCTTCCCCATTGCGCCTTCTATCTACCTTATTTCGT contains:
- the LOC120893760 gene encoding neuroligin-3 isoform X1, with product MMFVKFQYFCIVYFLLVRFLNGATMDLYKNSRLGNRIVQTRYGRLQGLVLPLDGYKFLKPIEAFLGVPYATPPTKMNRFSPTRTPSPWDGIRIADKFSPVCPQRLPNVNNETAALDKMPKGRLEYLKRLLPFLQNQSEDCLYLNVFAPVHATQSDKKLPVIVFLHGESFEWNSGNPYDGTVLASYSDLVVVTLNYRLGILGFLNANPSPQLRARVANYGLMDQMAALHWVQQNIAKFGGDPATVTLAGHGSGAACINFLMTSPTMVPGLFHRAILLSGSAYSSWALVEDPVVYALKLAKEVNCSIPEDLIKNHEQIVDCLRDVPLEELFGADIQPPSFLSAFGPSVDGVVIRPGRSNQDIDELPVRGTSKRSQGAAGRYDLLFGVVTGEALWRFSAADIQSGFEGERRDKILRTYVRNAYTYHLSEIFYTVVNEYTDWERTVQHPINMRDAAVSALSDAQFVAPLVHTGDMLAPPPPLPGQEPSGPKCFFYVFDYQTKDGDYPQRMGTVHGEDLPYVFGAPLVDGFNHFPRNYTKSEVALSEALMVYWANFARTGNPNEHHRQDSILAASRERNRFRSINWEEYDPVHQKYLEIGMKPRMKNHFRAHQLSIWLRLIPELHKAGMEDVIARHNLFKNHDDMDLYEGLVKPDSFAGRLNYLEDNLKRRGMLTGGELGHALHANVVMTTAEPVLLTTCMPVGNYSALVPTATILNATTDTLAGLEAAGYAAYSTALSVTIAIGCSLLILNVLIFAGVYYQRDKTRLEVKSLQKQYQQRGGGLHQQGPFDPIKHAHYHLGHSQSANVIVDVENHDTGALILAGDVKSPHICTNAMQISVMKSGSPGGGVGHGGFDGRGNGGGNVVGVGGNGVGGGGGGGGDATSCNVPAPNVTKMPLQANNNAYGTAKLPPRSEHIAIPIKNSTFIGTGTGTGGGTFVSGMMTLPKPSSQQQQQQQQQQVHIPMSYNRNECMTLPRNIGGTGLSASSAGPNADVQQIKLPPNGTAIGIHMRAAQTCSSGSPENRPPLHTAHSHHHSHHGQHGQQLQQQQHQQQQQQQQQQQQHQDSLTQLKSQNLKNSGCPPQLPHAAMSEMRV
- the LOC120893760 gene encoding neuroligin-3 isoform X2, which encodes MMFVKFQYFCIVYFLLVRFLNGATMDLYKNSRLGNRIVQTRYGRLQGLVLPLDGYKFLKPIEAFLGVPYATPPTKMNRFSPTRTPSPWDGIRIADKFSPVCPQRLPNVNNETAALDKMPKGRLEYLKRLLPFLQNQSEDCLYLNVFAPVHATQSDKKLPVIVFLHGESFEWNSGNPYDGTVLASYSDLVVVTLNYRLGILGFLNANPSPQLRARVANYGLMDQMAALHWVQQNIAKFGGDPATVTLAGHGSGAACINFLMTSPTMVPGLFHRAILLSGSAYSSWALVEDPVVYALKLAKEVNCSIPEDLIKNHEQIVDCLRDVPLEELFGADIQPPSFLSAFGPSVDGVVIRPGRSNQDIDELPVRGTSKRSQGAAGRYDLLFGVVTGEALWRFSAADIQSGFEGERRDKILRTYVRNAYTYHLSEIFYTVVNEYTDWERTVQHPINMRDAAVSALSDAQFVAPLVHTGDMLAPPPPLPGQEPSGPKCFFYVFDYQTKDGDYPQRMGTVHGEDLPYVFGAPLVDGFNHFPRNYTKSEVALSEALMVYWANFARTGNPNEHHRQDSILAASRERNRFRSINWEEYDPVHQKYLEIGMKPRMKNHFRAHQLSIWLRLIPELHKAGMEDVIARHNLFKNHDDMDLYEGLVKPDSFAGRLNYLEDNLKRRGMLTGGELGHALHANVVMTTAEPVLLTTCMPVGNYSALVPTATILNATTDTLAGLEAAGYAAYSTALSVTIAIGCSLLILNVLIFAGVYYQRDKTRLEVKSLQKQYQQRGGGLHQQGPFDPIKHAHYHLGHSQSANVIVDVENHDTGALILAGDVKSPHICTNAMQISVMKSGSPGGGVGHGGFDGRGNGGGNVVGVGGNGVGGGGGGGGDATSCNVPAPNVTKMPLQANNNAYGTAKLPPRSEHIAIPIKNSTFIGTGTGTGGGTFVSGMMTLPKPSSQQQQQQQQQQVHIPMSYNRNECMTLPRNIGGTGLSASSAGPNAVTGIRHCDPPY